The Leptotrichia sp. OH3620_COT-345 genome segment TATACTTTAGGTCCTGCGACTTTTAAAGCTTCTTTTATCGCTTCTTTTTTCCCCTGCTCTTTATATAATGTCCCTATTACTTTCCTTTCGATATCTGAAAAAACGGGAATATTTACTGCTCCGGGTATATGAGCTTCTTTATATTCCATAGGACTTCTTACATCAATAAATACAAGTTTTCTATTTTTTTTCAGCAGTTCTTCATAGCTTTGAGCAATAATCATTTTTCAATCCTCCGAAATAAATCCTTTCTTAAACATTTTCTCTCTCTTATATTCTGTTTACATAATCAAAATATACAAATCCGTCTTCCAATACACACATTTTTGTCATTGAGCCGTTATCTATCCTTATTTTCCAATATCCATCAAGATTTCCGTATAAATAATAACTAACTATAGTTTTTATTACCCCTGCATGAGTAACAATTATAAGCTTTTTATTTTTATATTTATTTATAAGTTCTTTGAGTTTTGTAACAACTCTTCTCATTACTTCTTCAAGACTTTCACCACCTTGAACTTTAAACGTTCTCCAGTTGTTATTCATTTTTTCAGCTTCTTCGGGAAACTCACTGACTATTTCTTCGTAAGTTTTTCCTTCAAATATTCCAAAATTAATCTCTTTAAATTCTTCTAGGAGAATTTTTTTTATTTTTTGATTTATTTTAAGTATTTCCATGCTTTCTACACATCTTTTCAAATTACTTGAAAATACGATATCTATATTTTTTTCAAAATATTTCAGTAATTTCTTTGTTTTTTTCAGCTGTTCTTTTCCTGTTTCATTTAACTCAGGGTCAAGATGTCCGAAATACAGTTTCGACTTGTTCATATCCGTTTCTCCATGTCTTATAAATACGATATCCGTCTGTCTTATTTTCATCTTATTATCACTCCTGTTAATAAAACTAAAATTGTAGAAGCTCCCATAGCATCACCTGTTACCCCTCCTATTTTTCTTTTTACATTTTTCATAAATAATAATATAAACAAAATTGATATCACTAAAACTATCAATCCTTTTATCTTTAATATTAGAAA includes the following:
- a CDS encoding histidine phosphatase family protein — translated: MKIRQTDIVFIRHGETDMNKSKLYFGHLDPELNETGKEQLKKTKKLLKYFEKNIDIVFSSNLKRCVESMEILKINQKIKKILLEEFKEINFGIFEGKTYEEIVSEFPEEAEKMNNNWRTFKVQGGESLEEVMRRVVTKLKELINKYKNKKLIIVTHAGVIKTIVSYYLYGNLDGYWKIRIDNGSMTKMCVLEDGFVYFDYVNRI
- a CDS encoding adenosylcobinamide-GDP ribazoletransferase, with amino-acid sequence MGYIEGNGKSEAIFSIVLTGFLSFLILKIKGLIVLVISILFILLFMKNVKRKIGGVTGDAMGASTILVLLTGVIIR